One genomic region from Paracoccus pantotrophus encodes:
- a CDS encoding LPS-assembly protein LptD has protein sequence MARGHRGRKTAKTASAALLAVLLPGMAPGQSLTPEGQTLPVYNQPDEVPQGPDGPALAPTESPDGTARFADGTEASHTPSLAARPGSLRIAGGDGEGAGSPATLLADQVTLGADNRLTASGGVVIWYRGARLIASRVVYDNASGTAVIEGPIHLTEPARAGTPQETILIADSAQLDPNMQDGILRGARLVLAREMQMAAREMRRSENGAVTRLDNVVASSCQICAENPIPLWEIRARAITHDARTQKLHFDRPQFRALGLPIASLPWLTAPDPSVERMTGFLRPQFRTTSGLGFGIKLPYFVTLGDHADVTLTPYVALSRTRTLELRYRQAFSNGAMEWNGAISRDDIEEGETRGYLFGGARFELPRGYMLGLQIQMASNRAYLLDYDISNADRLWSGLTLDRVRRDRMMMARIGNYESLREDEPEEVTPSVVADALWKRRWTPDRIGGIASLEWSLHAHRRASSTDHDGRDMARGSVALDWYRSAILPGGLVGAVETRLDADFYRINQDSDYEDWVMRTDPVLAAELRWPLARHSGGVTHIVEPVAQLVWSPERDAEDKVPNEDSRLIEFDEGNLFALNRFPGWDARESGWRANLGIGWTRIDPAGWSIGLTAGRVFRNKADPAFENDPADPAFWDGGPLGGKRSDWLVSATYQGMNGLALVNRALFDDGFSISRNELRLGWFQPGLQVSAGYLWLDSDEGESRPEDVSELTMAGGWQVAPGWWATTETRYDFTADRAQKAQLGLEYRNECITVEMSVERRFTSSDEVRPDTRFDLGIRLGGFGQQKPGPGTVARRACLR, from the coding sequence ATGGCGCGTGGCCACAGGGGACGGAAGACTGCGAAAACGGCCAGCGCCGCGCTGCTGGCGGTCCTGCTGCCCGGCATGGCCCCGGGGCAGAGCCTGACGCCCGAGGGCCAGACCCTGCCGGTCTATAACCAGCCCGACGAGGTGCCGCAGGGCCCCGACGGCCCGGCGCTGGCCCCGACCGAAAGCCCCGACGGCACCGCCCGCTTCGCCGACGGCACCGAGGCGTCGCATACGCCCAGCCTCGCCGCACGGCCCGGCAGCCTGCGCATCGCCGGCGGCGATGGCGAGGGCGCGGGCAGCCCGGCCACGCTGCTGGCCGATCAGGTGACGCTGGGCGCGGACAACCGGCTGACCGCCTCGGGCGGGGTGGTGATCTGGTATCGCGGCGCGCGGCTAATCGCCTCGCGCGTGGTCTATGACAACGCAAGCGGGACGGCGGTGATCGAGGGGCCGATCCACCTGACCGAACCCGCCCGCGCCGGCACGCCCCAGGAAACCATCCTGATCGCCGACAGCGCCCAACTGGACCCGAACATGCAGGACGGCATCCTGCGCGGCGCCCGGCTGGTGCTGGCGCGCGAGATGCAGATGGCCGCGCGCGAGATGCGCCGCAGCGAGAACGGCGCCGTCACCCGGCTGGACAATGTCGTCGCCTCCAGCTGCCAGATCTGTGCCGAGAACCCGATCCCGCTGTGGGAAATCCGCGCCCGAGCCATCACCCATGACGCGCGCACGCAGAAGCTGCATTTCGACCGCCCGCAGTTTCGCGCGCTTGGCCTGCCCATCGCCAGCCTGCCCTGGCTGACGGCGCCCGATCCCAGCGTCGAGCGCATGACCGGATTCCTGCGGCCGCAGTTCCGCACCACCTCGGGGCTGGGTTTCGGCATCAAGCTGCCCTATTTCGTCACGCTGGGCGATCATGCCGACGTCACGCTGACGCCCTATGTCGCGCTGTCGCGCACCCGCACGCTGGAGCTGCGCTATCGCCAGGCCTTCAGCAACGGCGCGATGGAATGGAACGGCGCCATCTCGCGCGACGACATCGAGGAGGGCGAGACCCGCGGCTATCTGTTCGGCGGCGCACGGTTCGAGCTGCCGCGCGGCTACATGCTGGGCCTGCAGATCCAGATGGCCAGCAACCGCGCCTATCTGCTGGATTACGACATCTCCAACGCCGACCGGCTATGGAGCGGACTGACGCTGGACCGCGTGCGCCGTGACCGCATGATGATGGCCCGGATCGGCAATTACGAATCGCTGCGCGAGGACGAACCCGAGGAGGTCACACCCTCGGTGGTCGCCGATGCGCTGTGGAAGCGGCGCTGGACCCCCGACCGGATCGGCGGCATCGCCAGCCTGGAATGGTCGCTGCACGCCCATCGCCGTGCGTCCTCGACGGATCATGACGGCCGGGACATGGCCCGCGGCTCGGTCGCGCTGGACTGGTATCGCAGCGCGATCCTGCCCGGCGGGCTGGTCGGCGCGGTCGAGACCCGGCTTGATGCCGATTTCTATCGCATCAACCAGGACAGCGATTACGAGGATTGGGTGATGCGCACCGATCCGGTGCTGGCCGCCGAGCTGCGCTGGCCCCTGGCCCGCCATTCCGGCGGCGTCACGCATATCGTCGAGCCGGTGGCGCAGCTGGTCTGGTCGCCCGAACGCGATGCCGAGGACAAGGTGCCGAACGAGGACAGCCGCCTGATCGAGTTCGACGAGGGCAACCTGTTCGCGCTGAACCGCTTTCCGGGCTGGGACGCGCGCGAATCGGGCTGGCGCGCCAATCTGGGCATCGGCTGGACGCGGATCGACCCGGCCGGCTGGTCGATCGGCCTGACCGCCGGGCGGGTCTTTCGCAACAAGGCCGATCCGGCCTTCGAAAACGACCCGGCGGACCCGGCTTTCTGGGACGGCGGGCCGCTGGGCGGCAAGCGGTCGGACTGGCTGGTCTCGGCCACCTATCAGGGCATGAACGGGCTGGCACTGGTCAACCGGGCGCTGTTCGACGACGGCTTCTCGATCAGCCGCAACGAGCTGCGGCTGGGCTGGTTCCAGCCGGGCCTGCAGGTCTCGGCCGGCTATCTCTGGCTTGATTCGGACGAGGGCGAAAGCCGGCCCGAGGATGTGTCGGAACTGACCATGGCCGGGGGCTGGCAGGTCGCGCCCGGCTGGTGGGCCACGACCGAGACGCGCTATGACTTCACCGCCGATCGCGCGCAAAAGGCGCAGTTGGGCCTGGAATATCGCAATGAATGCATAACCGTCGAAATGTCGGTCGAGCGGCGCTTTACCTCTTCGGACGAGGTGCGGCCCGACACCCGTTTCGACCTGGGTATCCGGCTGGGCGGCTTCGGCCAGCAAAAGCCCGGTCCGGGAACGGTGGCGCGCCGCGCCTGCCTGCGCTAA
- the lptG gene encoding LPS export ABC transporter permease LptG: MILSTYVARRFLRMLVMIAAIFGAILFLIDIVEQIRRFSDENIGLSGAAGLSLLNITASFYSILPLITVLAGIALFLGLSRTSELVAIRASGRSGIRVLCAPAITAALAGMLAVAVLNPMVAATTKRYDDAVAQMRSGGGQTVSVGDNAVWLRQALPAPGANGTETAGQVVIRASRASPDATTLYDATFTVYSPQIGPTRRIDAATARLTQGAWELTDTKEWPLTQPNPEAMARTAPRLELPTDLTAARIRDSFGRPEAIPVWQLPAFIKGLERAGFSAQRHKVWFQMELARPLLMAAMIAIAAVFAMRHMRGRRMGLLVLGAFGCGIALFFLRNLAQVLGDNGGIPPALAGWAPPIVALLFALGALLRLEDG, encoded by the coding sequence ATGATCCTGTCCACCTATGTCGCGCGGCGCTTCCTGCGCATGCTGGTGATGATCGCGGCGATCTTCGGCGCCATCCTGTTCCTGATCGACATCGTCGAGCAGATCCGCCGCTTCTCGGACGAGAATATCGGGCTTTCGGGCGCCGCGGGCCTGTCGCTGCTGAACATCACCGCCAGCTTCTATTCCATCCTGCCGCTCATCACGGTGCTGGCGGGGATCGCGCTGTTTCTGGGCCTGTCGCGCACGTCGGAACTGGTCGCGATCCGGGCCTCGGGGCGTTCGGGCATCCGGGTGCTTTGCGCCCCGGCGATCACCGCTGCGCTGGCCGGGATGCTGGCGGTCGCGGTGCTGAACCCGATGGTGGCGGCGACCACGAAACGCTATGACGACGCGGTCGCGCAGATGCGCAGCGGCGGCGGCCAGACCGTCAGCGTCGGCGACAATGCGGTCTGGCTGCGCCAGGCCCTGCCCGCGCCCGGCGCGAACGGGACCGAGACCGCGGGCCAGGTCGTCATCCGCGCCAGCCGCGCCAGCCCCGATGCCACGACGCTTTATGACGCGACCTTCACGGTCTATTCGCCCCAGATCGGGCCGACCCGGCGCATCGACGCCGCCACGGCGCGGCTGACCCAGGGGGCGTGGGAACTGACCGACACCAAGGAATGGCCGCTGACCCAGCCAAACCCCGAGGCGATGGCCCGCACCGCGCCGCGGCTGGAACTGCCGACCGACCTGACCGCCGCCCGCATCCGCGACAGTTTCGGCCGGCCCGAGGCGATCCCGGTCTGGCAGTTGCCGGCCTTCATCAAGGGACTGGAGCGGGCGGGCTTTTCCGCCCAGCGGCACAAGGTCTGGTTCCAGATGGAGCTGGCCCGGCCGCTGCTGATGGCGGCCATGATCGCCATCGCGGCGGTCTTCGCCATGCGCCATATGCGCGGGCGCCGGATGGGGCTTCTGGTGCTGGGGGCCTTCGGCTGCGGCATCGCCCTGTTCTTCCTGCGCAATCTGGCGCAGGTGCTGGGCGACAATGGCGGCATCCCGCCGGCCCTGGCCGGCTGGGCGCCGCCCATCGTGGCGCTGCTTTTCGCCTTGGGGGCACTCTTGCGGCTGGAGGACGGTTGA
- the lptF gene encoding LPS export ABC transporter permease LptF produces the protein MPRIDRYILSQLMTLFGFFALVLVSVYWINRAVSLFEQLISDGQTALVVLEFTALTLPLVISVVLPIAAFAASAYGTNRLASESELVAMQATGISPWRLARPVLVFGVLVGLMVALLVHAVVPMARGRLADRQAEIAQNVTAQFLRAGSFQYPAQGVTLYIRDIAADGRLVDFFLEDARDPGSQTTYTAAEALLVRTDEGPRLVMMQGMVQDLRHAGDRQSLSVTRFSELAYDLGSLIDTGASRKRDLRAYSTLRLMDPDPELLAATGATPDRALAEAHERLAKPFQAPVAALLGFGMLLLGGFSRFGVWRQVIWAVVALIVVQFLGTAAENQVAGNAARWPLIYVSPLAGAAICAAVLWLAARPRRLRGSPKPRAAKGRAA, from the coding sequence ATGCCCCGCATCGACCGCTACATCCTGTCGCAACTTATGACCCTGTTCGGGTTCTTTGCGCTGGTGCTGGTGTCGGTCTACTGGATCAACCGCGCCGTCTCGCTGTTCGAGCAGCTGATCTCGGACGGGCAGACCGCGCTGGTGGTGCTGGAATTCACGGCGCTGACCCTGCCGCTGGTGATCTCGGTCGTGCTGCCCATCGCGGCCTTCGCGGCCAGCGCCTATGGCACCAACCGCCTGGCCTCGGAATCGGAACTGGTGGCGATGCAGGCGACCGGCATCTCGCCCTGGCGGCTGGCGCGGCCGGTGCTGGTCTTCGGCGTGCTGGTCGGGCTGATGGTGGCGCTGCTCGTCCATGCCGTGGTGCCGATGGCGCGCGGGCGGCTGGCCGACCGCCAGGCCGAGATCGCGCAGAACGTCACCGCGCAATTCCTACGCGCCGGCTCGTTCCAGTATCCGGCGCAGGGCGTCACGCTTTACATCCGCGACATCGCGGCGGACGGGCGGCTGGTTGATTTCTTTCTTGAAGACGCCCGCGACCCCGGCAGCCAGACCACCTATACCGCGGCCGAGGCGCTGCTGGTCAGGACCGACGAGGGGCCGCGGCTGGTGATGATGCAGGGCATGGTGCAGGATCTGCGCCATGCCGGCGACCGGCAAAGCCTGTCGGTGACGCGGTTTTCCGAACTGGCCTATGACCTGGGCAGCCTGATCGACACCGGGGCGAGCCGCAAGCGCGACCTGCGCGCCTATTCGACGCTGCGGCTGATGGACCCCGATCCGGAATTGCTGGCCGCGACCGGCGCCACCCCCGACCGCGCCCTGGCCGAGGCGCATGAGCGGCTGGCCAAGCCCTTCCAGGCGCCGGTGGCGGCGCTGCTGGGCTTTGGCATGCTGCTGCTGGGCGGCTTCAGCCGCTTCGGCGTCTGGCGGCAGGTGATCTGGGCGGTGGTGGCGCTGATCGTGGTGCAGTTCCTCGGCACCGCGGCCGAGAACCAGGTCGCCGGCAATGCCGCGCGCTGGCCGCTGATCTATGTCTCGCCCCTGGCCGGGGCGGCGATCTGCGCCGCGGTGCTGTGGCTTGCCGCCCGGCCGCGGCGGCTGCGCGGCAGCCCGAAGCCCAGGGCGGCGAAAGGGCGCGCGGCATGA